A stretch of Aedes aegypti strain LVP_AGWG chromosome 2, AaegL5.0 Primary Assembly, whole genome shotgun sequence DNA encodes these proteins:
- the LOC5574706 gene encoding uncharacterized protein LOC5574706, whose amino-acid sequence MNKLKNLLHHPTAISTDGAKASKANNNERLEPVVGFKLVLDPGSSFSYSNTEADGENNNRQSSSSPPPPSANGNSAAAVPELQVHLVGARHLPGSFGLKSVEGYMIKIKLFPGTAKFDSSIQTTSWPMFGETFRFPLVSSHKSSFRVKKNQSHKGKPEETPPEKLFHGNFVVFTVFALLELPPGFQSTLKHKTMTFIRQGSQRLKDKPVIGKLVKDVEPPDSKTANFDQKQNLKKLTTSESQRNIGSVTYFLDPKAFQELCRGRLYQTEEMWLPIKDITVTQPVETRTVIFQSPKGQVEVTLHLCDYTEVHLDSEKTSQEDLSFNIEGPYSPSSASSSSSLSNPFRFKKEQPACGSPIPASNANKSRFSFKGVKKIVKSVKNKEKNQQGLCLKISTAKIRCGIKVKEEFERISEKIYLKATVLEHEILSATWKSEPFRPALSTRWNPDDCTIVLPLTSESNLDHISIRVALAAKNKMGKKVYLGQLFLGPNAPNSNQVKQDQWRKMIAYKGSAIPVWHSFE is encoded by the exons ATGAACAAACTGAAAAACTTGCTCCACCATCCAACGGCAATCTCCACCGATGGAGCAAAAGCGTCCAAAGCCAACAACAACGAGCGGCTAGAGCCCGTAGTCGGCTTCAAGCTAGTGCTTGATCCAGGTTCGAGCTTTAGCTACAGCAACACAGAAGCCGATGGGGAGAACAACAATCGACAGTCGTCATCATCGCCGCCGCCGCCATCAGCGAATGGAAATTCAGCGGCGGCTGTTCCGGAGTTGCAAGTTCATCTGGTTGGAGCACGCCATCTACCGGGCAGCTTTGGGCTGAAAAGCGTCGAGGGGTACATGATAAAGATCAAACTGTTTCCCGGCACGGCCAAGTTCGACTCGTCCATTCAGACCACCTCGTGGCCCATGTTCGGAGAGACGTTCCGGTTTCCCCTGGTTTCTAGTCACAA ATCTTCATTTCGCGTGAAGAAAAACCAGTCTCACAAAGGGAAACCGGAAGAAACACCACCAGAGAAGCTGTTTCACGGCAACTTTGTCGTGTTCACAGTGTTTGCTCTCTTGGAGCTACCACCAGGG TTCCAATCCACGTTAAAGCACAAAACGATGACCTTCATTCGGCAGGGCAGCCAGAGGCTCAAAGACAAACCGGTCATCGGAAAACTAGTCAAAGATGTGGAACCACCCGATTCCAAAACGGCCAACTTCGACCAGAAGCAAAACCTGAAAAAACTGACCACCAGCGAAAGTCAACGGAACATCGGCTCGGTAACGTACTTCCTGGACCCGAAGGCCTTCCAGGAGCTCTGCCGGGGACGATTGTACCAAACAGAAGAAATGTGGCTGCCAATCAAGGACATCACTGTGACGCAACCGGTGGAAACACGCACCGTG ATATTCCAAAGCCCAAAAGGACAGGTGGAAGTGACCCTGCACCTGTGTGACTACACCGAGGTGCACCTGGACAGCGAAAAAACCTCCCAGGAAGACCTTTCGTTCAACATCGAGGGCCCGTACTCCCCAAGTTCTGCTTCCTCGTCGTCTTCGCTGAGCAATCCATTCCGGTTCAAAAAGGAACAACCGGCGTGTGGATCACCGATACCGGCCTCCAACGCGAACAAAAGTCGATTCAGCTTCAAAGGAGTGAAAAAGATCGTGAAAAGTGTCAAAAACAAAGAGAAAAATCAACAAGGTTTGTGTCTGAAGATCTCCACCGCCAAGATTCGCTGCGGTATCAAGGTGAAGGAAGAGTTCGAGAGGATCAGCGAAAAAATCTATCTCAAAGCGACGGTTCTGGAACATGAGATTTTGTCGGCGACGTGGAAATCGGAACCATTCCGACCGGCGTTGTCCACGAGATGGAATCCAGACGATTGCACAATTGTGTTGCCATTGACCAGCGAGAGCAACCTGGATCACATTTCGATTCGGGTCGCTTTGGCAGCCAAGAATAAAATGGGGAAGAAGGTGTATTTGGGGCAGCTGTTTTTGGGTCCGAATGCGCCCAACTCAAATCAAGTCAAACAGGACCAGTGGAGGAAGATGATCGCTTACAAAGGCTCGGCCATTCCGGTGTGGCATAGCTTTGAGTGA